The DNA region CATCTGGCTCATAAAAACCAGGATAATTAGCAATCTCATCAGTAATACTAATCTGTCCGCCAAAACTAGCCTTCTCAAAAAGAATAGTCTTTAATCTAGCTCTAGCAGAATAAACTCCAGCAGCCAAACCAGATGGTCCGCCGCCTATTATAATACAATCATATAAATTACTCATACAAAATCTCCATTATTTGATACTACAAAATATTTTCTATTGCTCCAATAACTAATTTATAATCTATTAATCTAAAATCTTCATCAATTTCTTTTGTTAATTTTCTTCTTGGTTTATCCAAAAAGTTTTTTGTAAGCTCAATGGCATTCTCTATTAATTCTAGAGAATATAAATCCAATTCTGAACCTTTAGACAAAGCAACGCTTTTGTATGGAGTTTCATAAGGTTTTATACTACTAACTATAGGATGAGTTAATAATTGATAACCTGAATGTACGAAATCTCTAACTTTACAAAGAACTTCCATAAAATCTGAGTCTGACATATAAATTATTTCTGCATTCTTACTTCTTACTTGTTCAAAAATCTTTGGATTATTGGTTACAACAATACAATTCATACTCTATATAATATATATTATTTTCTTCATTTGTCAATATATTATTACATCATCATTCTATTTTTTTAAACAAAAAAGGCTTAAAAAACAAAATTACTATTTATAATATTACATCTTACAGTTATTTAAAACATAAATATGTATTTATTGTGAAATAAAAGAACTATAATAAAAATACCCTCTGCTTTATAGTGAAAACTAAAAAACAGAGGGTATTTTATAAACAAAAAGATTATCTTTTATTTGATAATTTCATTATAAAATAAATAACAGCTCCTACTACAAGACCGCCCAAACCAAATATAATTTTCTTTAAATCTGATTGTGATAATAACCACAAACTAACAACTATAGCAATTATAGGAATAACAGGTCCAAGAGGAAGAGTAAAACCTCTCTCCATATCTGGAGCTTTTTTTCTCATTACTGGCACTGCCAAACAAGTAGGAATATACTGAGCAAAACGTGATACTACACTAATAGCTGCTAATGTAGTGAAACTTCCTGTAAGTGTTACTAATGCTGTTAATACAACAGATATTATTACTGCTACATAAGGAACATCTTTAGAGTTTCTTTTTGAAATAAAGCTTGGAAGCTGATTTTCATCAGACATAGCAACACCCGCACGAGGAGTTAAAAATGAAGAAGCTACGTTAATACCGCCTATAGAAATCAAAGTACCAGCTGTTACCATAGCTCCAGCCCATTTACCCAAGAACTTTTCTGCTGCAGTGGCAACTGGTGTGCTTGTTGTTGCTAGAGAAGC from Brachyspira pilosicoli P43/6/78 includes:
- a CDS encoding GrdX family protein, whose protein sequence is MNCIVVTNNPKIFEQVRSKNAEIIYMSDSDFMEVLCKVRDFVHSGYQLLTHPIVSSIKPYETPYKSVALSKGSELDLYSLELIENAIELTKNFLDKPRRKLTKEIDEDFRLIDYKLVIGAIENIL